The following are encoded together in the Mumia sp. Pv4-285 genome:
- a CDS encoding Bax inhibitor-1/YccA family protein yields MKSSNPVFARSDEFNGRAAQSGTAQAGYTDPSTWQVGGQADGYGGGSGQPPYGTAVADRMTIDSVVQKTALTIGLTAVSAAVVWFMLGDITVDESKLATAGALATGGAIIGFVLAMVNSFKKVISPALVLAYALVEGVFVGAFSKVISSWVGDPTIVAQAVLGTIAAFAGTLFVYRFFNIKVTDKFRRGVTAVLFGFVAVLLVNFVLSFFGADFGLRDMTGLGLVVSVIAVVLGVLCLILDFDFVENGIRAGLPDRESWRAAFGLTVTLIWLYLEILRILAILRGDN; encoded by the coding sequence ATGAAGAGCAGCAACCCCGTCTTTGCCCGCAGCGACGAGTTCAACGGTCGCGCGGCCCAGTCCGGCACCGCCCAGGCCGGATACACCGACCCGAGCACCTGGCAGGTCGGCGGTCAGGCCGACGGCTACGGCGGCGGCTCCGGCCAGCCCCCCTACGGCACCGCCGTCGCCGACCGGATGACGATCGACTCGGTCGTCCAGAAGACCGCACTCACGATCGGACTCACCGCGGTCAGCGCCGCGGTCGTCTGGTTCATGCTCGGCGACATCACCGTCGACGAGAGCAAGCTCGCCACGGCCGGCGCTCTCGCCACCGGCGGCGCGATCATCGGCTTCGTCCTGGCGATGGTCAACTCGTTCAAGAAGGTCATCAGCCCGGCGCTGGTGCTCGCGTACGCCCTGGTCGAGGGCGTGTTCGTCGGCGCCTTCTCCAAGGTCATCTCGTCGTGGGTCGGCGATCCGACGATCGTCGCGCAGGCGGTCCTCGGCACGATCGCCGCGTTCGCCGGCACCTTGTTCGTCTACCGGTTCTTCAACATCAAGGTCACCGACAAGTTCCGCCGCGGCGTGACGGCGGTGCTGTTCGGCTTCGTCGCCGTGCTGCTGGTGAACTTCGTGCTCAGCTTCTTCGGGGCCGACTTCGGGCTTCGCGACATGACGGGCCTCGGCCTGGTCGTCAGCGTCATCGCGGTCGTCCTCGGTGTGCTGTGCCTGATCCTCGACTTCGACTTCGTCGAGAACGGCATCCGTGCCGGCCTCCCGGACCGCGAGTCGTGGCGTGCGGCGTTCGGCCTGACGGTCACGCTGATCTGGCTGTACCTCGAGATCCTGCGGATCCTCGCGATCCTGCGGGGCGACAACTAG
- a CDS encoding SGNH/GDSL hydrolase family protein yields the protein MTRARAARNLAAAAVVGGKGLGVLGLLGGSAFGILRLQAGHARKAIGVSDARPPSPDGVYGADLLGDPIRFVMLGDSTGVGYGMTRAEDTPPALFAAGLSQIAGRPVEVMSQAVVGAVSSDLAGQIELALPSRPQVAAIVIGANDVTHVKSVARSVAALGEAVRTLRENGCEVVVGTCPDLGTVRPLGIPLRLVARRISRRLAAAQMITVVEAGGRAVSLSDLLQRNFWIAPTEMFGDDRFHPSVAGYASMVAAMLPSVAVAIDVWDDDEESAGYPGGVVLPVSFAAAEAADNPGTEVSRTEVGGSDRGPRGRWAALRVVRR from the coding sequence ATGACTCGAGCACGGGCGGCACGCAACCTCGCAGCAGCCGCCGTCGTCGGCGGCAAGGGCCTCGGCGTCCTCGGGCTGCTCGGTGGCAGTGCCTTCGGCATCCTCAGGCTCCAGGCGGGGCACGCACGCAAGGCGATCGGGGTCTCGGACGCGCGCCCACCGTCGCCCGACGGGGTGTACGGCGCCGACCTGCTCGGTGACCCGATCCGCTTCGTGATGCTCGGCGACTCGACCGGGGTCGGGTACGGCATGACGCGAGCCGAAGACACCCCTCCCGCCCTGTTCGCAGCCGGTCTGTCGCAGATCGCAGGCCGCCCAGTCGAGGTCATGAGCCAAGCCGTCGTCGGCGCGGTCTCGTCGGACCTCGCCGGCCAGATCGAGCTCGCGCTGCCGTCCAGACCGCAGGTCGCCGCGATCGTCATCGGCGCCAACGACGTGACCCACGTGAAGAGCGTCGCCCGCTCCGTCGCAGCACTCGGCGAGGCAGTCCGAACCCTCCGCGAGAACGGGTGCGAGGTCGTCGTGGGCACCTGCCCCGACCTGGGCACCGTACGCCCGCTCGGGATTCCGCTTCGGCTCGTCGCGCGCCGGATCAGCCGGCGGCTCGCCGCCGCGCAGATGATCACGGTGGTCGAGGCAGGCGGGCGCGCCGTCTCGCTCAGTGATCTGCTCCAACGCAACTTCTGGATCGCGCCGACCGAGATGTTCGGCGACGACCGGTTCCACCCGTCGGTCGCGGGGTACGCCAGCATGGTGGCGGCGATGCTGCCGTCGGTCGCCGTCGCCATCGACGTCTGGGACGACGACGAGGAGTCCGCCGGCTATCCCGGTGGCGTCGTGCTGCCGGTGTCGTTCGCCGCCGCCGAGGCCGCCGACAACCCGGGCACGGAGGTCTCGCGCACCGAGGTGGGCGGCTCCGACCGCGGTCCGCGCGGGCGCTGGGCGGCGTTGCGCGTCGTACGCCGCTGA